From Erigeron canadensis isolate Cc75 chromosome 5, C_canadensis_v1, whole genome shotgun sequence:
gCCAATGAAGCTgttgatgatgagattgagATGGAGCCGAACCCAGCCGTGAAGACACCAGCCATTCCATCCAAGACTGCTGAGAAGTCTACTGTTGAGAAACCACTCGTTAAGCCGTATCAGCCGAAGATACCGTTTCCTCAACGATTGAGGAAAGTGAAGATCAAGgagaattttaaaaagtttgttgatttgattcaaaatgttaagattactgttcctttagttgatATTCTTGTAGGTATGCCAAATTATGcgaagtttctcaaagatctcatTTCGGATAGGAAGAAGCTAGAAGAAAGGAAGACGGAAGTTATGAGTGACGAGTGCTCCGCCataataaagaacgagataccACCTAAGCTAgatgatccagggagttttcttatttcttgttcttttggcattaaattttataaagcTTTGGCCGATCTTGGGGCCAGCATTAACTTAATGCCTTACTCGGTTTATAAGAAACTGTCTTTAGGTGCTTTGACCCCAACCCGCAAGAGCATTAGGCTTGCGGATAGATCATTCCagtatcccatggggatagcggaaaatttacaGATTAAGGTGGGTCATATGATTTTCCCGGTTGACTTTGTTATATTAGAAATGGAGGCGGATATTAATGTCCCTCTAATTCTAGGCCGACCTTTCCTTATGACCGCGAATGCTATCATCAGGGTCAAGGCTAAGGAAATTTCTTTGGGTGTCGGCAAGGACCGGGTtgtgtttaatgttgataaagCTCTTAAGCATCCTTATTCATGTGATGATtcttgtttcaggatcgatGTTGTTGAAGAGGAAGATGTTTTAGAAAAGGAGCTTATGGACTACTAGGATATGGAAAAGGGACAAGCTTtgttagcttgtagtgaagaagaacaAGGATTGGTTGATGAGATGATGCAGGAGATCATGGCGTTGAGTGTTGATGAAACGCCACCGAAAGATGAAACATTTGAAGAGATCACCATTGATGATAGAAGACGAGTGCTAACTTCGGTAGAGAATCCTCCtaccgatttggaactcaaaCCGCTTCCGGATCATTTCGTCCTCACTTTCGTCCTCACTTTTGGAGGATGAAACATTTGAAGAGATCACCATTGATGATAAAAGGTACATCTTTCCTTCCCGTTGTCATTTCGTCCTCACTTTTGGAGGATGAAAAGTCTAGACTTATGACCATCCttaaggcccataaaaaggcctttgcatggaaaatttttgatattccgggtataagtctagaattttgtaagcacaccataaattttattgatgattttaaaccggtTGTGCAAAGGCAACGTAGGTTGAACCCGAACATGAAAGATGTGGTTAAAAAagagataattaaattgcttgatgcgggaatcatattccccatttcggatagttcatgggtaagcccggtacattgtgtaccgaaaaagggtAGGATGACAGTAGTTttgaatgaaaagaatgaaTTGATTCCCACTAGAACTGTCATGGGGTGGAGGGTTTGTATTGATTATCGaaaattgaatgatgcaaccCGCAAAGATCACTTTCCCTTGccctttattgatcaaatgctcgaacggttagccggaaacgagtatttttgctttttagatcggttctccgggtacttccaaatacccattgaccccaAAGACCAAGAGAAGACCACTTTTACTTGTCCATATGGCACTAatgcctataggaggatgccattcggtctttgtaatgcaccCGGTACTTTCCAGCGGTGTATgattgccatttttcaagacatAATTGAAACATCcatggaagttttcatggatgatttcccGGTAtttggtagttcatttgaaaattgtttAGAGAGTCTTAATAGGATGTCGGAAAGGTGTGGACGGGCACACttggttttgaattgggaaAGGTGTCACTTCATGGTTAAGGAAGGTATTGTtttgggacataaagtttctaaGGCGGGTTTAAAGGTTGATcaagctaaaattgatgtgataAGTAAATTGCCTCCACCCACAAATGTTAAATCAGTTAGAAGCTTTTTAGGTCACGCCGGTTTTTACCGAAGATTCATTAAAGATTTTTCCAAAATTACCCGGCCTATGACTAAGTTGTTAGAGAAGGATGTCCTATTTGTGTTTAATAAAGAATGTCTTGACGCATTCAACTTACTTAAAGAAAATTTGACCAATGCTCCTATTATGACGCCACCTAATTGGTCATTGCCCTTTGAGTTGATGTGTGACGCTAGCGACTTTGCtttaggggccgttttaggccaaagggaggataaacatttccgCCCTATTTCCTATGCTAATAAGACATTGAACCCAGCCCAGCAAAATTATACTGTAACTGAAAAAGAATTGTTGGttgttgtgtatgcttttgacaaattttgtccctacttggtccttaacaagacCATTGTTTACACGGATCATTCTGCCCTAAGGTACTTGTTTTTTAAACAAGATGCCAAGCCCCATCTAATCCGTTGGGTCTTggttttgcaagaattcgacatcGAAATAAAGGACAAAAAGGGGGCTGAAAATGTGGCAGCTGACCATCtaagtaggctcgaaaaccctcaccgAGAGGAGTTACAAGAGCATGAGATTAATGATAATTTTCCTGAAGAGTTTTTATTGTAGATTGGAGTCGAGGAAGCACCTTGGTTtgccgatattgctaactatcttaGTGCAAGTGTGATTCCCGAGGAGATGTCATCTCAAGAGtagaagaaattcttttctGAAATTAACCATTATTTTTGGGACAATCCttttttgtttagaacttgTGCAGATGGCATGATAAGGAGGTGTGTGTCGGGAGGCGAGGCCCGACAGATTCTTGATGATTGTCACCATGGGCCAACCGGTGGACATTATGGACCGTCTGTCACCGGGAATAAAGTGTATGATGCTGGATTTTATTGGCCAACGATCTTCAAGGAAGCGCAAACTTTGGTAgaggtttgtgatgtgtgtcaAAGACAAGGTAACATTTCCAAAcgtgatgaaatgcctcaaaacgttattcaggtatgtgaattttttgatgtttggggcatagactttatgggaccttttctTCCATCGAATAGGAATTTGTATATCCTTGTTGCTGTTGACTATGTTTCAAGGTGGGCCGAGGCTAAAGCCTTGCCAACGATTGATGCACGTGTTGTCATTCACTTTCTGAAACAACTTTTCTGTAGGTTTGAAGTGCCCAAGGCCTTAATAAGTGACCGCGGAAGccatttcgcgaatcaccaactCGCTAAGGTGCTAAAGAGGTACAGTGTCAGTCACCGTTTTTCAACCTCTTATCAcccgcaaacgagtggccaagttGAGAATACTAATCAGGCATTGAAAAGAATTCTTGAGAAAACCATAGGAGATAACCTGaagtcttggtccaccaagcttgatgatgctctatgggcatttaggaccgcttATAAGACACCGATTGGGACTACCCCATTCCAGTTgctttatggcaagacttgtcatctacCTATAGAAATCGAGCATAAAGCCTATTGGGCGCTCAAGAATTGTAATATGGACCTAATTGAAGCTGGTGAGTTAAGATCTATGcaattgaatgaattagatgaactTAGGTTGTATGCTTGTGATAACTCTTTACTTTACAAGGAACGAACTAAAGTATGGCATGATCGTAGGCTTAGGAAGAAGGAATTTAAAGCCGGagataaagttttgttgttccTGTCCAAGTACATGTTTAAGCAACCCAAGTTGACATCTAGGTAGACCGGTCCttttgtgatcaaacatgtTTATCCGTTTGGTTATGTTGAATTGTTTAAATTCGATGGGACTACTTTTATTGTTAATGGTCACAGGTTGAAGCTTTATAATCAAGAGGAGGAGAATGTGGGAGTCGTCGTTGACGAGCTTCCATTTTTCGAGATGAAGCAATGAGAAAGGACTTCgagtctagctaaagactcgtgaataaattaagcgcttcgcgggaggcaacccgtgttttgtgtttttatgtttttgtttaattttatcattttttatttatgtttttaaggtgttttgTCGAGTATTGCAGGTCTAGAGTCTTTCCACGCAAACCGGTAAGTTGTTCGTGTTCACGCGAAGAGGTAAGTGTGAGGGAAGGCCAACTGCGACGCAGTCACCCAACCTGCTACACAGTATCACTATTACCAAAAAAATGGACGCAGTTTTATAACACTGCGAAGCAGAAAATCCTCGAAAAATAAGACGCCTGCGCCGCAGTCCGTTTAATGCGACGCAGTCCGTGTGTGTGTTTCAGAAAAttccaaaattcaaaaaaaaaagtttttaaataaactGCGACACAGTGCggggactgcgccgcagtcaggtCCAGATCGGGTCAACGCCAATAAGAGGCTAgggttgttttatttttacttttacctttcaatttttaaaaccCTTCctctcaaaaacaaaaaaaaaaaaaaactaaggcAACCGATCCTCTTACTTTTCTTTCTCAAATCTCTTAGAATCCTTTCTTCCTTTAATTTGTAATCATCATGACAAGATCCGGGAAGGTTAGTATCTTTTCTTTATCCTTATCTTATTtagcttttagttttaattttaaaaataagaattCTTCTTGGATTATGTTCAAATTACTTGTGATGATGAATGTAGTAAGGATCTCATGAATAAATTTGAGGGTTGATGTGCTAAATCgagttcaaaaattataaattagaatcacctaaaaactcactactacacactatcgggcagtggacccgaccGTTTGCAATACAGTTACgaggtaagaccgtgttcgtTCTCGGGGATTGATTTAGACTAGTTGTTTGGTAAAatgatttggaaaaaaaatgtgttGCTTCAATTCTCTCttgacaaataaattaaaataaatttaaaagacaattcgcataaaagtaaagaaaaacttcaaacaataataataaagatcatccaccttgaattcACTAGACTTCAAACATGATTGCATTCAATTAAGGACAAATTCATTTGAATTGAGAAGATAATCCTGAAAgaattaaggtgctcacgtggtaccaccaaccgtgaacaaattacccGATCACCTAAAtggctagttaaattacccaagtcGGTACCACCAATGCCTAGATAGCCTTACCGACAtttagtttgtttgattatcaaattaacaattgtaTCTATGTGaggataacgtggtaccaccaaccgttataaAACACGTTGACAACATATTCCTTTCactaaaatgatattcactatcataccatgaactagtgataattgctTATAGACAAATAACCATTTGAAAATCACAAatgcattcaactagtaccactaacgaagaacacacatgccaccaatatcaaaataatatatataaaggaattaaatcatcaagatctcgacacaatgataataaaaatcaaCTCTTAGAATTAAAAGtatagcaatcacatcattcgtctagtttcatcaaggtggatgattagatgtttagccactcatgatcaattcaaactaataattaaaataaaagagaaacatgatgtaccaatcgtttgagaaattgaaattgcaagacaataaaagtagatacgatctagatgggtgctcgtgaatcttcaatgaatcgaTGGAAGAAATCCTTGCTTTGATCCTTGAAATAACCCCTTGTAGGGTAGCTCCTAGAAAGAATTTTGATAAGTTGGGAATTAGGgttatgtttcttatttatactcctcaaaatctgatgcaaaaatcATCCAAAGGCTTCAGCTCCTGTGCActcactgcggcgtagtgagATGTGCATTCcctcactacggcgcagtgaggATCCACGTTAGATTTTTTCATtaagtgactgcggcgcagtgggatgtGCATTCCCTCACTGCGGCACAGTCCAAATCCACGGTTCATTTGCCCATTtgatgactgcggcgcagtgggctcaTGCttcctccactgcggcgcagtcttgCCTTCTGATCAAAACAACCTTTTTTTACTTGTGAACTTGCTCCAAATTTCTATCTTCTCAACTCTAAACAACTCTCGAACTCACAAATCAACTTCTTGGCCTCAGaaatcatccaaaaatgtgCTAAATGATCACGTAACCTGTTTAgcgcctgaaaacactaacaaacaccataaacgcgccaaatgcacataaaatcaacttaaatcacttaataaaatggccaataacgatgtgggcgataggtataaattggtcacatcaaatccccccacacttgagcattgcttgtcccCAAGGAAATCcgaaatttaagaaaaagtatcCCTTGACAATGAAGCTATCTAAACAAGTTAcgagtatcaaaaagaagcaacaccaaacATGTCAATGACGAAAGTTGAGTGAAgtagttttaatcttaaatgaaaacccgaAATGTTTggcaatacctgaacaatccgcaagccTCGATAACACAACTAAGCACAAGTGAAACAAATGacctatcaatatcattctactccaacgaACTTACTTTTGGGtcgaatatatgaagaatcactcatagctcggTCGTGATGTATAATGtcttaccataggcttgaacaaGGATCATAGCTTCACCGACACTGCGCAAGCACCAAGcacatcgtcaaaataggcataaagGACGGTTGTATAGTTAGGTTAAGgctatgtatatatggatatgtACGATGGACTATGGGAATTTAGATTAACGAAAGGGAATAATCACAAGTATAAGGTATATATGAAATatgtacaaaatagtctaatcaaacccaaaccattaattgccaacaaaccaccaTCCTATAAGATGTCATCCCGCGAACACACTGTTATGCCTAAGATCTTCAGGTTCTAAGATCTTGATGTTCCAAGATCTTCGTGGTTCAAGATCTTGGGGCTCTAAGATATCTGATTGTTACTTTATTTTGACTTAGCTGTACAGGAACGATTAAAATGGAAGACTTGCCCCCAAAGTCGGAATTTATGGTTGAAAACGTGTAGAAATGGCTCCACAACGTTCATTTACCAAGTAATCAAGTCAAGGAAGAAAATCTGCTCAAGATCCCTGATTTACAGCCCCAAGATCCCAGATTTTCAGGATAGTCAGCTCCAAGATCCCAGATTTTTCGGATAGTTAGTTAGCTCCTAGCTCTATATAAACAAGGGGTCTGATCGATCATAGGACACATACATTCTGCTCCATACTATTTCTGCTCACATttttaaacacacacacacacacacctctTGTTACTTTACATTTTACtcacttagaaagatcgatcgaCCTGCTTCATCATTGTAatcattttaaacataattaataagaGAACAAAGGCAGGGATGATTGCTTCCTTCCGGGGTTTTTATGTCGGCAATCCAGAAGGATTAAGGGCTTGTCCTCGTCAACAAATCACGATGTTCTTAttccttttatgcattttactttatatatatatatatattatagcgTTTTTCTTACGATTATCGCTCATACCTTTACATTTTGCTTACTGTAGATCAAT
This genomic window contains:
- the LOC122601135 gene encoding uncharacterized protein LOC122601135, whose protein sequence is MEVFMDDFPVFGSSFENCLESLNRMSERCGRAHLVLNWERCHFMVKEGIVLGHKVSKAGLKVDQAKIDVISKLPPPTNVKSVRSFLGHAGFYRRFIKDFSKITRPMTKLLEKDVLFVFNKECLDAFNLLKENLTNAPIMTPPNWSLPFELMCDASDFALGAVLGQREDKHFRPISYANKTLNPAQQNYTIGVEEAPWFADIANYLSANGMIRRCVSGGEARQILDDCHHGPTGGHYGPSVTGNKVYDAGFYWPTIFKEAQTLVEVCDVCQRQDFMGPFLPSNRNLYILVAVDYVSRWAEAKALPTIDARVVIHFLKQLFCRFEVPKALISDRGSHFANHQLAKVLKRTAYKTPIGTTPFQLLYGKTCHLPIEIEHKAYWALKNCNMDLIEAGELRSMQLNELDELRLYACDNSLLYKERTKVWHDRRLRKKEFKAGDKVLLFLSKYMFKQPKLTSRLKLYNQEEENVGVVVDELPFFEMKQ